The Corynebacterium vitaeruminis DSM 20294 genome window below encodes:
- the trhA gene encoding PAQR family membrane homeostasis protein TrhA: MKSQLTGDTVEFSEVHPPAPRPVEAGGAAADQPPFVQLTRWVYDRGQRPVTRGWFHLVAAWLSVVSGSVLVTYAFMTRQWLQALGVLVYALGVVGLFGVSAAYHRGPWKSLRAINWWRRADHSMIALFIAATYTPLCLIALPSQWWMLLIAWVGALAAVGLNMGWINHPRWLDVVVYLALGWLIVPLIPQLWATVGPAVVWLLFAGGLVYSLGALMYGFKWPGRRARILGFHEVFHAATIVAAVVHLVAVWMVVA, from the coding sequence ATGAAGTCCCAGCTCACAGGGGATACCGTGGAGTTTTCGGAGGTACACCCCCCAGCGCCGCGCCCCGTGGAGGCGGGCGGCGCCGCGGCCGATCAGCCCCCGTTCGTCCAGCTCACTCGCTGGGTGTACGACCGCGGCCAGCGTCCGGTCACGCGCGGCTGGTTCCACCTCGTCGCCGCCTGGCTGTCGGTGGTGTCGGGGTCGGTGCTGGTCACCTACGCCTTCATGACCCGCCAGTGGCTCCAAGCGCTGGGCGTCCTCGTCTACGCGCTCGGCGTCGTGGGGCTGTTCGGCGTCTCCGCGGCCTACCACCGCGGCCCGTGGAAGAGCCTGCGCGCGATCAACTGGTGGCGGCGCGCCGACCACTCGATGATCGCCCTGTTCATTGCGGCCACCTACACGCCCCTGTGCCTCATCGCGCTGCCCAGCCAGTGGTGGATGCTGCTTATCGCCTGGGTCGGTGCGCTGGCCGCCGTGGGCCTCAACATGGGGTGGATCAACCACCCGCGCTGGCTCGATGTGGTCGTCTACCTGGCGCTCGGTTGGCTCATCGTCCCGCTCATCCCGCAGCTGTGGGCGACGGTGGGCCCGGCGGTGGTCTGGCTCTTATTCGCCGGCGGCCTCGTCTACTCGCTCGGCGCGCTCATGTACGGCTTCAAGTGGCCCGGCCGCCGCGCGCGCATCCTCGGCTTCCACGAGGTCTTCCACGCCGCTACCATCGTCGCCGCGGTCGTCCACCTCGTCGCCGTCTGGATGGTCGTCGCCTAA